From the Lolium rigidum isolate FL_2022 chromosome 2, APGP_CSIRO_Lrig_0.1, whole genome shotgun sequence genome, one window contains:
- the LOC124688911 gene encoding B-box zinc finger protein 32-like: MAAEKCAGGAITRCELCGGVAAVHCEADSAFLCGACDAKVHGANFLASRHLRRRLVVLADDGNSEPGSATDLDSDSSSSCVSTADSCAPARRAGRRKMTTGGRSRTRRARAEAVLEGWAKRMGLAQGPARRRAARAARALRALGRGVSASRVPLRVAMAAALWAEVAGAGCGDAALLRRLEASAHVPARLLVAVASWMARAAGRAAAPAEEGWAECS, encoded by the coding sequence ATGGCGGCCGAGAAGTGCGCCGGCGGCGCGATCACGCGGTGCGAGCTCTGcgggggcgtggcggcggtgcaCTGCGAGGCGGACTCGGCCTTCCTCTGCGGGGCCTGCGACGCCAAGGTGCACGGCGCCAACTTCCTCGCCTCCaggcacctccgccgccgcctcgtcgtcctcgccgacgacggAAACAGCGAGCCCGGATCGGCCACGGACCTCGACTCCGACTCGTCCAGCTCCTGCGTGTCGACCGCCGACTCGTGCGCCCCGGCGCGGCGGGcagggaggaggaagatgacgacgGGCGGGCGCAGCAGGACCCGGCGCGCGCGGGCGGAGGCGGTGCTGGAGGGGTGGGCCAAGCGGATGGGCCTCGCGCAGGGCCCCGCGCGGCGGCGGGCCGCCAGGGCGGCGCGCGCGCTCCGGGCGCTGGGCCGCGGCGTGTCCGCCTCGCGCGTCCCGCTCCgcgtcgccatggccgccgcgcTCTGGGCCGAGGTCGCCGGCGCCGGGTGCGGGGACGCCGCGCTGCTCCGCCGGCTCGAGGCCAGCGCGCACGTGCCGGCCAGGCTGCTCGTCGCGGTGGCGTCCTGGATGGCGCGCGCCGCGGGCCGGGCCGCCGCGCCCGCCGAGGAGGGCTGGGCAGAGTGCTCATGA